Part of the Sinorhizobium sp. BG8 genome, CTGGACCGCCACGGCATCTCCTATCGGATCGCCTACAGCTCTGACACGAGCAGTGGCCTGAGGTCCGCCGTCTCCGCCGGGCTGGCGATCGCGCCGCTCGCGCGCAGCAACATCCCGCCCAATGCGCGCGAACTGACGGCCGAGGACGGGTTCCCGCCGATTGACACGTCACGCGTGGTGCTGAGGCGCAATCCCCGCCGCGCGAGCCCCGCGGCCGATCGCCTCGCCGAGATGTTGCGCAGCGCCTTCGCCCCGCTCCGGCCCGCAGATGGAAGTGCTGGCTAGGGAACCGCGTCCTCGTTGCCCCTCCCCGGGGGAGTTCAGGCCACGGTGGGCGTGGCATCCATGCGGACAGCGGAGCCTCGTTCACCTCCGCCGACTGCTGACAGGGTCGAAAATTGATGTGGGTTCCCGCGCGGCGCCCGCCTCTCCCTCCTTCATTAATATTCACCCATACGGTTGACTATTAATCGAATTTTCTATATTCAACCATATGGGTGAACAAATGGACGAAGATGCCCTGTCACGAATTCTGAAGGCCGCCGGCGATACCACGCGGCGACAGATCCTGACGCTTCTCGTTCAGGAGGGAGCGTTGAGGGTGACGGCGCTCGCCGCCCATTTCGACATGTCCCTGAATTCCGTCTCCAAGCATATCAAGGTGCTGGAGGAGGCAGGCCTCGTCACCCGCAGGACTTTGGGCCGCGAGCATTTCATCGCGGCGGAGCTCGAACCGCTGGCCCTGACAGAGCGCTGGTTCGCGCAGCTGAAGTCGATCTGGGAACTGCGCCTCGCAGCGCTGGAAAACCTACTGGTTCCGAAGGAGGAAAGTGATGACCGAGCTTGAACTGACAGTCAGCCGCAAGATCGCCGCCCCGCGCGAGAAAGTGTTCAATGCCTGGCTTTCGCCGGAAATGCTGGCAAAATTCATGCGCCCCATCGCAGATTGCATCGAGCCCTCCAGGGTCAGCACCGACCCGGTCAAGGGCGGGCGGTTCCAGATCGTGATGGTGACCGCCGAACGGGAAATCCCCCACTCCGGCACCTACCTC contains:
- a CDS encoding metalloregulator ArsR/SmtB family transcription factor — encoded protein: MDEDALSRILKAAGDTTRRQILTLLVQEGALRVTALAAHFDMSLNSVSKHIKVLEEAGLVTRRTLGREHFIAAELEPLALTERWFAQLKSIWELRLAALENLLVPKEESDDRA
- a CDS encoding SRPBCC domain-containing protein; translation: MTELELTVSRKIAAPREKVFNAWLSPEMLAKFMRPIADCIEPSRVSTDPVKGGRFQIVMVTAEREIPHSGTYLEIDPHSHLAFTWESPHSLDDSVVTIDLAELDAQTTEVTLKQVKFRSEDARLGHIKGWTTILDNLETSFA